Proteins encoded together in one uncultured Desulfosarcina sp. window:
- a CDS encoding glycosyltransferase yields the protein MEILIAAWEQFLLLLTSPFRNGLLPFVLKFIPYVIFLELPVYFFILAGVLKWDLRRQATEPKEPPYYPRVSCIVMGYGEGRDIALSILSLAEQVYAGHVEILALIDGARKNVETYQAARQLQARVDQLPRRTLRIVPKWQRGGRVSSLNAGMELATGEMVMNIDGDTSFDNDMVAKVARHFSDPNVVGVAGNLRVRNVFASLTSRLQAVEYMLSIHLSKIGLSEFNVINNISGAFGVYRKSFLQKIGGWDSGTAEDLDLTIRSKQYFGRHPELRLVFEPEAIGHTEVPDTFRGLLDQRLRWDGDLYYLYIRKHPLSFSPRILGWRNMTLMLWTGLFFQIVMPLVIIIYTAYSLAAFPIDIVLALWALIYLLYLAIMVVLFTTYVTLVSERKRQDLKLLPVIPLVPVFTFALRLWNALATLKEVAMRSHLDSSMAPWWVLKRTKF from the coding sequence ATGGAAATACTGATCGCCGCCTGGGAGCAGTTTCTTTTACTTCTGACGAGTCCCTTTCGGAACGGGCTGCTTCCTTTCGTGCTCAAGTTTATTCCCTATGTGATTTTTCTTGAGCTGCCCGTTTATTTTTTTATTCTTGCGGGCGTTCTCAAATGGGATCTCCGCAGGCAGGCCACGGAACCTAAGGAACCGCCATATTACCCGCGCGTATCGTGTATCGTGATGGGCTATGGGGAAGGCCGCGATATCGCGTTGAGCATTCTCTCCCTTGCCGAACAGGTCTATGCCGGCCATGTAGAGATCCTGGCGCTGATCGACGGCGCCCGGAAAAATGTCGAAACCTACCAGGCCGCAAGGCAGTTGCAGGCCAGGGTCGATCAACTTCCCCGGCGGACCCTGCGCATCGTCCCGAAATGGCAGCGGGGCGGGCGGGTGTCCTCCCTCAACGCCGGGATGGAATTGGCCACCGGCGAGATGGTGATGAATATCGACGGCGACACATCTTTCGACAACGACATGGTCGCCAAGGTGGCGAGGCATTTTTCCGATCCCAATGTGGTCGGAGTGGCCGGCAACCTGCGGGTGCGCAATGTCTTTGCCAGCCTGACCAGCCGATTGCAGGCCGTTGAATACATGCTGTCCATCCATTTGTCCAAAATCGGCCTGAGCGAGTTTAACGTGATCAACAACATCTCGGGAGCCTTCGGCGTCTACCGCAAATCCTTTTTGCAAAAGATCGGCGGATGGGACAGCGGTACCGCCGAGGATCTGGATCTGACCATTCGCAGCAAGCAATACTTCGGCCGGCATCCGGAACTGAGGCTGGTTTTCGAACCGGAGGCCATCGGCCACACGGAAGTCCCCGACACGTTCCGGGGGCTCCTCGACCAGCGGTTGCGGTGGGACGGCGATCTTTACTACCTATATATCCGCAAACATCCGCTGAGTTTCTCCCCCCGCATCCTGGGCTGGCGCAACATGACCCTTATGCTGTGGACCGGGCTTTTTTTTCAGATCGTGATGCCCCTGGTCATCATCATCTACACAGCATACAGTCTGGCCGCTTTTCCCATCGATATCGTCCTGGCCCTGTGGGCGTTGATCTATCTGCTTTATCTGGCGATCATGGTGGTGCTTTTTACGACTTATGTCACGCTGGTGTCCGAGCGCAAGCGACAGGATTTGAAACTGCTGCCGGTCATTCCCCTGGTTCCTGTGTTCACATTCGCCCTGCGTCTCTGGAACGCGCTGGCAACCTTGAAGGAAGTTGCCATGCGCTCCCATTTGGATTCTTCCATGGCGCCCTGGTGGGTGCTGAAAAGGACAAAATTTTAA